A genomic segment from Candidatus Dadabacteria bacterium encodes:
- the pdxH gene encoding pyridoxamine 5'-phosphate oxidase, translated as MSKKNKFHSRQYLKLKLERKDLDENPFVQFDLWYGEVLKAEIDFPNAFILSTVGADGVPSSRVVLLKGYDERGFSFYSNSLSRKGRDVAENPVASLCFWWSEFERQVKIDGEVSLLPEREADEYFTSRPRQSRIGACVSKQSEVVASRQLLEEQYDQFRSERKGKSIARPEFWKGYVVSPVRFEFWQGRKNRLHDRFRYIPSPDGGWSIDRLYP; from the coding sequence ATGTCGAAGAAAAATAAGTTCCATTCACGCCAGTACCTGAAATTGAAACTTGAAAGAAAAGATCTTGACGAAAACCCGTTTGTTCAGTTTGACCTCTGGTATGGAGAGGTTCTTAAAGCGGAAATCGATTTTCCAAACGCTTTTATTCTTTCTACGGTAGGAGCGGATGGCGTTCCGTCCTCAAGAGTGGTGCTTCTCAAGGGTTATGACGAAAGGGGTTTTTCCTTCTATTCAAATTCTCTTAGTCGTAAGGGACGAGATGTAGCTGAGAATCCGGTCGCTTCGCTTTGCTTCTGGTGGTCTGAATTTGAAAGACAGGTGAAGATAGACGGCGAAGTCTCACTTCTGCCAGAACGGGAAGCCGATGAATATTTTACGTCTAGACCTCGCCAAAGCCGGATAGGAGCATGTGTTTCGAAGCAGAGTGAGGTTGTTGCAAGCAGGCAACTGCTTGAGGAGCAATACGACCAGTTCCGGTCTGAACGGAAAGGAAAAAGTATAGCGCGGCCTGAATTCTGGAAAGGATACGTAGTGAGTCCAGTGCGCTTTGAGTTCTGGCAGGGAAGAAAGAACAGGCTTCACGATCGTTTCAGATATATTCCTTCCCCAGATGGTGGCTGGAGTATAGACAGGCTTTACCCATAG
- a CDS encoding TIGR01777 family oxidoreductase, translating to MKILVSGSTGTVGTHLLNSIPSDSYEVWRLVRSQVEGENLIFWNPKEGYIEDPSLLEGFDAVVHLSGENIVCRWTEEKKNSIRQSRVHSTRYLVSLFSALQHPPKTLICASAIGYYGDRGEEGLTERSVAGSGFLPDVCCEWENEAQRASDLGARVINLRLGVVLSPQGGILSSLLPLFKMGLGGVIGSGDQYLSWISIEDLSRIIIYLLERGEVTGPVNVVSPNPVTNRQFTATLASVLRRPAWFSTPAFAVRLLFGEMGRSTMLAGCKVFPEKLLSSGYEFLHEDLGCALEDVVLR from the coding sequence ATGAAAATACTTGTTTCAGGATCGACCGGAACCGTGGGAACCCATCTTCTTAATTCCATTCCCTCGGATTCCTATGAGGTCTGGCGTCTTGTAAGGTCGCAGGTGGAAGGAGAGAATCTGATTTTCTGGAATCCAAAGGAGGGCTATATCGAAGATCCATCTTTGCTTGAGGGTTTTGACGCAGTTGTTCATCTCTCAGGGGAGAATATAGTGTGCAGATGGACTGAAGAGAAAAAGAATTCGATACGGCAGAGCAGGGTGCACAGTACCCGGTACTTGGTGAGTCTTTTCTCTGCGCTTCAACATCCTCCCAAAACCCTTATCTGTGCTTCGGCAATCGGTTACTATGGGGACAGGGGGGAAGAAGGACTTACTGAGCGTTCCGTGGCTGGCTCTGGGTTTCTTCCTGATGTTTGCTGCGAATGGGAGAATGAGGCTCAAAGGGCCTCTGACCTTGGAGCAAGAGTCATAAACCTGCGCTTAGGCGTCGTACTAAGTCCCCAAGGAGGCATATTGAGTTCTTTGCTGCCTCTTTTTAAAATGGGTCTGGGGGGAGTTATTGGAAGTGGCGATCAGTACCTAAGCTGGATATCGATAGAAGACCTTTCGCGGATAATTATTTATCTGCTGGAGCGGGGAGAGGTAACCGGTCCCGTTAATGTGGTATCTCCAAATCCGGTGACTAACAGGCAGTTTACCGCCACGCTTGCGTCAGTTCTACGAAGACCCGCATGGTTTTCAACTCCCGCATTTGCCGTAAGGCTTTTGTTCGGAGAGATGGGCCGCTCCACGATGCTTGCTGGCTGCAAGGTTTTTCCTGAGAAACTTCTTTCCTCCGGTTACGAGTTTTTGCACGAAGATCTGGGTTGCGCACTTGAGGATGTTGTTCTGAGATAA
- a CDS encoding LLM class flavin-dependent oxidoreductase, whose protein sequence is MKRVGFILDARSIEELKDLAVAAEKANFHSVWATELYRTPFQQLSAIAPVTSEIKLGTAVALAFVRSPLVTSITSLDLDEISSGRLILGLGTGAKRTNENFHGVFYGDRPVARIRECVGLIREILSEAHTGNDIVFEGQFYRVNTRGYKRAFEPIRQNIPIFVAGIGSNMVGAAAEIADGYMGHVVCSLEYIKRVVSPSLEERLEKSGKNGDFTKCSIITCAVSHDWERAREAARATIAFYATVKAYDPPFRLHGFTDEVKGIRDAFRRKDIRAMIKGVSDEMVEAFAVVGDAEHCRERVEEYRKYIDLPVLSAPHYFLDFREVREYQERLIEAFAS, encoded by the coding sequence ATGAAAAGAGTCGGGTTTATACTTGATGCAAGATCAATTGAAGAACTCAAGGATCTAGCTGTTGCTGCGGAGAAAGCGAATTTCCACTCTGTCTGGGCTACGGAACTTTACAGGACCCCTTTTCAGCAGCTCTCTGCAATTGCTCCAGTCACCTCTGAAATAAAGCTCGGCACCGCAGTTGCTCTTGCCTTTGTGAGAAGCCCGCTGGTTACTTCCATTACTTCTCTTGATCTTGACGAAATTAGTTCGGGGAGGTTGATACTGGGTCTTGGTACCGGGGCAAAGAGAACGAACGAGAATTTCCACGGTGTTTTCTATGGAGACAGGCCGGTTGCGAGGATAAGGGAATGCGTTGGGTTAATAAGGGAAATTCTGTCCGAGGCTCATACAGGCAATGATATTGTTTTCGAAGGGCAGTTCTACAGAGTAAACACAAGGGGTTACAAAAGGGCTTTTGAACCTATCAGACAAAACATACCTATATTCGTGGCCGGTATAGGAAGCAACATGGTTGGTGCTGCTGCCGAAATCGCGGACGGTTACATGGGACATGTAGTCTGTTCGCTTGAATATATAAAAAGGGTAGTTTCACCTTCGCTTGAAGAAAGGCTTGAGAAAAGTGGAAAAAACGGAGATTTTACGAAATGCTCGATTATTACCTGTGCCGTTTCCCATGACTGGGAGAGGGCGAGAGAAGCCGCTCGGGCGACCATAGCCTTTTACGCTACGGTAAAAGCCTATGATCCTCCTTTCAGGCTTCACGGTTTTACGGATGAGGTTAAAGGGATAAGGGATGCTTTTCGTAGAAAAGATATCCGTGCGATGATAAAAGGTGTCAGTGATGAAATGGTTGAAGCGTTTGCCGTTGTGGGGGATGCGGAACATTGCAGGGAGAGAGTGGAGGAGTACAGGAAATATATAGACCTTCCTGTACTCAGTGCCCCTCATTATTTTCTTGACTTCAGGGAGGTAAGGGAGTACCAGGAGCGATTGATCGAGGCCTTTGCCTCGTGA
- the rplQ gene encoding 50S ribosomal protein L17, which translates to MRHRKSGRKLGVTTKHRKAMFRNMATDLLRNGRINTTDTRAKEIRRVVEKLVTLGKNGSLHARRKALGYIRDRAVVEKLFSELAQRYMERPGGYTRIVKLGYRRGDNAPISLVELVTEEYKAKRKRRKAKPKAETKSAPKKSSKKKSAEELGLVEQQETAEGQVDEQGEAEMTEAESQEPKEQSGSSEKTED; encoded by the coding sequence ATGAGACACAGAAAATCGGGAAGAAAACTGGGAGTTACTACAAAACACAGAAAGGCCATGTTCCGCAACATGGCTACGGACCTTTTGCGTAACGGAAGGATAAATACAACTGACACAAGGGCCAAGGAAATAAGAAGGGTTGTGGAGAAGCTCGTAACTTTGGGTAAAAACGGCAGTCTTCACGCGAGAAGAAAGGCTCTGGGATATATAAGGGATCGTGCAGTTGTGGAAAAACTTTTCTCCGAACTTGCCCAGAGGTATATGGAGCGTCCCGGTGGCTATACGAGGATTGTGAAGCTTGGTTACAGAAGGGGAGATAATGCCCCCATTTCTCTTGTTGAACTCGTGACCGAGGAGTACAAGGCCAAGAGAAAAAGACGGAAAGCAAAACCCAAGGCTGAAACCAAGAGTGCGCCGAAGAAAAGTTCGAAGAAGAAATCCGCAGAAGAACTTGGTCTGGTTGAGCAACAAGAAACCGCCGAGGGACAGGTGGACGAACAGGGTGAAGCCGAGATGACAGAAGCGGAGTCCCAAGAACCCAAAGAGCAATCCGGTTCTTCCGAAAAGACTGAGGATTAA
- a CDS encoding DNA-directed RNA polymerase subunit alpha, with protein MENFQKNWRDLQYPKALEKDEQVSTPFYSKFICEPLEPGYGITLGNALRRVLLSSIQGPAITAVKIDKVRHEFSTIPGVMEDVTEIILNLKNVDLKMHTYDPQTVILKAEGPAEVKASDIETTHMVEVVNGEQHIATLGDDAKLEMELTVKMGSGYEPVSRRETEKSIGLIHVDAFFSPVKKVNYSVTNARVRQRTDYQKLTVEIWTNGTILPEEALAYSAKIIKQQLNVFIDFDEELVDKVEEEESMGISGTDDKLFFPIEDVELSVRSINCLKKAEIKYIGEVVQKTEQQLLDLENFGKTSLEEVNARLKEMGLSLGMVIDTEVFEDEKQKRSSENSGE; from the coding sequence TTGGAGAATTTTCAGAAAAACTGGAGAGATTTGCAATACCCCAAAGCGCTTGAAAAAGACGAGCAGGTATCAACTCCTTTCTACAGCAAATTTATCTGCGAGCCTCTTGAACCGGGCTACGGTATTACTCTTGGTAATGCGCTTAGAAGGGTCCTCCTGTCCTCGATACAGGGTCCTGCTATTACCGCTGTCAAGATAGACAAAGTACGGCACGAGTTTTCTACCATACCGGGAGTTATGGAAGATGTTACTGAGATCATACTGAACCTTAAGAACGTGGATCTCAAAATGCATACTTACGATCCGCAGACAGTAATTCTGAAAGCGGAGGGCCCGGCAGAAGTCAAGGCGTCCGACATAGAAACGACCCACATGGTGGAAGTGGTTAACGGCGAACAGCACATAGCGACCTTGGGAGATGACGCGAAGCTTGAAATGGAACTGACAGTGAAGATGGGAAGCGGTTACGAGCCAGTATCGAGAAGAGAGACTGAGAAGTCAATAGGCCTGATACATGTTGATGCGTTCTTCTCGCCCGTCAAAAAAGTTAATTACTCAGTTACCAACGCCAGGGTAAGGCAGAGGACCGATTATCAGAAACTGACCGTTGAAATATGGACAAACGGTACGATTCTTCCCGAAGAGGCGCTTGCTTACAGTGCAAAAATTATTAAGCAGCAGCTAAACGTCTTCATTGATTTTGATGAGGAACTCGTGGACAAGGTGGAAGAGGAAGAGTCCATGGGTATAAGTGGGACCGACGACAAGCTTTTTTTCCCTATAGAGGACGTGGAACTTTCGGTGAGATCTATAAACTGTCTTAAAAAGGCGGAAATAAAATATATTGGAGAAGTGGTTCAGAAGACAGAACAACAACTTCTTGATCTTGAGAATTTCGGAAAAACTTCCCTTGAAGAGGTGAACGCTAGACTTAAGGAAATGGGTCTGAGTCTTGGGATGGTTATAGACACCGAGGTCTTTGAAGACGAAAAGCAAAAGCGGAGTTCTGAGAATTCCGGAGAGTGA
- the rpsD gene encoding 30S ribosomal protein S4 — translation MARYRGPSCKLCRREGEQLFLKGARCYTSKCAIQKRPNRGPGVHGAAIGRSKFSDYGIRLREKQKVKRIYGLTEKQFSRYFAEAARRSGVTGAMLILLLERRLDNVVYRLGFASSRNEARHLVWLGHVLVDGKRVNIPSFSVEQGNKIEIKTKTRSNPHVNQSLEGLERRGFPQWLELDRENYSGVVTKLPEREDVTVPIDEQLIVEFYSRV, via the coding sequence TTGGCTAGGTATAGAGGACCGTCTTGCAAGCTTTGCAGAAGAGAGGGCGAACAGCTTTTTCTTAAGGGCGCTAGGTGTTATACGTCAAAATGTGCCATACAGAAAAGGCCTAACCGCGGACCTGGAGTTCACGGGGCCGCGATTGGCCGTTCCAAGTTCTCCGACTACGGAATAAGATTGAGGGAAAAACAAAAGGTTAAGCGTATATACGGGTTGACCGAAAAGCAGTTCAGCCGTTATTTTGCCGAGGCTGCGAGGAGAAGCGGAGTGACTGGCGCAATGCTCATACTGCTTCTTGAGAGAAGGCTTGACAATGTGGTGTACCGTCTCGGGTTTGCGAGTTCTCGCAACGAGGCCAGACACTTAGTCTGGCTTGGACATGTTCTCGTGGACGGCAAGAGAGTCAACATTCCCTCTTTCAGCGTTGAGCAAGGAAACAAAATAGAAATCAAGACAAAAACCAGAAGTAACCCGCACGTTAACCAGTCTCTTGAAGGTCTTGAGAGAAGGGGTTTCCCCCAGTGGCTCGAGCTTGACAGGGAAAATTACAGCGGAGTTGTAACCAAACTTCCCGAGAGAGAGGACGTGACGGTTCCCATAGATGAACAGTTGATCGTTGAGTTTTACTCAAGAGTCTAG